In Syntrophorhabdaceae bacterium, the genomic stretch TTCATCGGCTCGTCCAACGTATGCGACGCGGCCTTCAGTCCGATTGGTGTAGCCGGCTTGTCCGGCATCAACCTGTCCGCCGACAGGATTTGAACTGTCTGATCTCAGATTCGTCAATGATTTCAAATAGTTCATAGTATAATCATAGCAGACGATCCTTCTATGTCAAGTATAAAGCTAAATAATTACGAATACTTACAAAAATAGTTCCTATTTTGTTTTGGCCGTAAGAAGAGGGGTGCCACGGTTTTTGACCTGGTATAGGGTCGAAAAAGTGCTGTTTATTGTACAAGTGTGGTTTATTTTCGCGGAGAGGGCGAGGCTATGCGAAAAAAGACCGATAAACGTCAGGAAAATGGTTATTCTGAGGTTCTATGACGATAACTATTTATGCGCCGAATTTGGCAAAAAGTCGAGAACCATATCAAGCAAATTCCGCGCCCTTAAGGTGTCAGATGAGGCAGGTACGTCTTTCAGGGGTGAGGACGTTGGCCCTCTGACTAAGATGAGGACGTATAGGCATCACCCTCGAACATCTCAAACATAGCTTCCGCTTTTGTGATTCGGTAATTTCTTTTGTAATTCTTGACAGAGTTTTGCCTTCAAAGTTTATCTGATCATAGATTTTGCATGGGTCTTCCATAAGGTCACGATGACGCCGACCGTCCTTACCTGTCTCGCTTGCATAGCATTGGTGCAAGGTTTTAATATCTCGCATATTCTTCGAAGTCCTTTTTATATTTCTCGAATCGTCTTAACGCCTCGATTCTGTCACGAAAGTGTAGCGGAATCTTCTTTCTGACTCTTTTCTTTTTTACATCATATTCTACTTGTGGTCTCTCCTAAGTCATTGCGTAGAAGCACGTCGAGCAATATGCGTGCTACTCCTTTGACATATCGATAATCATTTGATTCGTGATTGATGGTGGTATGGTTTGAAATCCTGCTTCAAGATATTCCCTTTGGATAGGTTCTCGGCGTTGTAGGGTCTTCCTCGCAGCCTCATTGACCACAAGCTCCAGATCAGCGAACGAATAGCACTCTTTATCAGCAAGGAGACTGAAATACTCGATCTTTTCTTGCGGACGGTCCTTCATGTACAATTTGATGGCTTCCACTCTCGCTTCTAAATCCGGCGGTCCGATGTAAATCTTTTTGTCGAACCGGCCAGGTCTTCTTGCGGCAATATCGACATGGTTCAAATAATTCGTCGCGCCGATTACCATGATGCCTCTTTTGGCGCATTCGTTCATTTGAACCAAAAATTCGTTTACCTCTGCGCTAAAATGATGGCCTAATCCTTGCTCTCTATTCGGGATAAACGAAGCCGGTTCCACATCGCCTCAACTGTGCGGAGCTGTATGGGCGTTGCCATTCCCTGTCGCGTGCCGAGCCTCTCGAAATGGATCCCTTTGATCTGGGATCTGGTGATTTTACGCTCCCTCATAAGGATTTTTCTCCGGCCGGCGCCATAGGCCCTCTCACACCGGGGTCTTTGACGAACCTCCAGGCGACGTTCCTTACGCCTGGGCACCGAGTGAGCGCAGGCCAGAGTTCCAGTTAAAAAAAGATTGTATTTGTCATAACCACTATGATATAAGATATAAATAGTTGTTCGGATAAGAACAACATGTACGTATATGGACAATAGTATGCACAAAATAGTTGAGACCAAAAGGTGTGATGTTTGCTAACAAGAAGACAAGGAGGAAAGCAATGGATGAAGCAACAATAGACTACGAGGGACTAAGACAAAGATACGAGGATGGTACCCTGGAGCTATACGAGTGGAACCGAATTATAGATGACTTCTTGGCTGTCGATGCAAGAAGAGCCGGAACCGTAACTCCGGTACCTACCATATGGGAGTCCACCTACACTTTTCCGGTCAATGAACATTTGGTAACAGAAGACTTCATCAAGAAATATGCTTTCGCCGTTGGTGATTCAAATCCGCTCTACTATGACTCCGAATATGCCAAACGCTCGATCCATGGGAGCATTATAGCACCTCCTATTTTTCAAGGAGCCGTAGTGAACGCGGGCTGTTTCCCTGATAAACCAGAAATACCCGGATGGAACGCTTTTTATGGCGGAACGGAAAACCTCATGTTTAAGGTGGTGCATCCGGGAGACCGCTACCATGTAGTCAATAAGTATCTGGGCATTGAAGAGAAAGACAGTGCAGGCAAACCTTACCGTCTCTTTACTCCGAGGAACCAGAGAACCCTGTATAACGAGAAGAATGACATCGTCGGAATTTCGATCGCAAATGAAATCGTTCAGGCTATGCCTCCAGGAACAAAGAAGAGTACAGGACAAAAGCTTTTTGCCGACAGAAGGAGAACTCATTACACCGAAGAAGAATTGAACAAGATCCATCAATTTTACGAAGACGAAATGAAAGGCGCGTTCAGAAGGGGAGGCGAGGTGCTCTACTGGGAGGATGTTGTCGAAGGCGAGGAACTGAAACCTCTCATCCGCGGGCCGCTTGATGTGAGCGATATCGTTTCATGGATCGGGGGGGCTGCGGGATATGTGATCGCCTTCGGTTGGAAGTGGAATGCTCTGAAGAATGATCTGAAACGATGCCTCATAGATCCGGAAACGGGAGCACACCACAACGCAATTGATTGGCATTATCTGGACTCAATGGCGCAGGTAGCGGGATTGCCTTATGCCCACTCAACCGGACGTCAGAACGAAGCTATTGTGGCAAGCCTTATTTCCAACTGGATGGGGGATGCTGGTTTTGTAACAAGACT encodes the following:
- a CDS encoding MaoC family dehydratase N-terminal domain-containing protein, translated to MDEATIDYEGLRQRYEDGTLELYEWNRIIDDFLAVDARRAGTVTPVPTIWESTYTFPVNEHLVTEDFIKKYAFAVGDSNPLYYDSEYAKRSIHGSIIAPPIFQGAVVNAGCFPDKPEIPGWNAFYGGTENLMFKVVHPGDRYHVVNKYLGIEEKDSAGKPYRLFTPRNQRTLYNEKNDIVGISIANEIVQAMPPGTKKSTGQKLFADRRRTHYTEEELNKIHQFYEDEMKGAFRRGGEVLYWEDVVEGEELKPLIRGPLDVSDIVSWIGGAAGYVIAFGWKWNALKNDLKRCLIDPETGAHHNAIDWHYLDSMAQVAGLPYAHSTGRQNEAIVASLISNWMGDAGFVTRLYCAHRVTWFLGEIVTAKGMVKRKYVQNNQHLVDLDAWTELPDGKKCTVGEGTVKLISKAD
- a CDS encoding ATP-binding protein; the encoded protein is MEPASFIPNREQGLGHHFSAEVNEFLVQMNECAKRGIMVIGATNYLNHVDIAARRPGRFDKKIYIGPPDLEARVEAIKLYMKDRPQEKIEYFSLLADKECYSFADLELVVNEAARKTLQRREPIQREYLEAGFQTIPPSITNQMIIDMSKE